One part of the Aricia agestis chromosome Z, ilAriAges1.1, whole genome shotgun sequence genome encodes these proteins:
- the LOC121739498 gene encoding uncharacterized protein LOC121739498 isoform X5, with product MSNQCYRAKKIVEMITRNHKKAGSSDNGIVRQLSPTKSTACPPNTFVNELIAMPAVASNPSLAASAEPNPRDEQIPDSIIETYEHNAAATFDINQDLSEPCQGNEYLSLQLTAELYQTDEAPTVYRDQSETSQGDEHSSDPERIIISKADCVADVLISDLTEPVAVPTLDGNQALSSLGSYFC from the exons atgtctaaCCAGTGTTACAGAGCAAAGAAAATAGTTGAAATGATTACCCGGAATCATAAAAAAGCGGGAAGCAGTG ataaTGGGATCGTAAGGCAATTATCACCTACTAAATCGACTGCATGTCCGCCTAATACTTTTGTGAATGAGCTTATTGCTATGCCTGCTGTTGCATCAAACCCGTCCTTGGCTGCCAGTGCTGAGCCTAATCCAC gtgaCGAGCAGATTCCTGATTCAATAATTGAAACTTACGAGCATAATGCTGCTGCTACATTTGATATAAACCAGGATCTCTCGGAACCATGTCAAG GTAATGAGTACTTAAGTCTACAACTAACAGCTGAGCTTTACCAAACCGATGAGGCACCTACTGTTTACCGGGACCAGTCTGAAACTAGTCAAG GTGATGAGCATAGCTCAGATCCAGAAAGAATCATAATCTCTAAAGCTGACTGCGTGGCCGATGTACTAATTTCTGATCTTACTGAGCCTGTTGCTGTGCCTACTCTAGATGGAAATCAGGCTTTATCAAGCCTTGGTAGCTATTTTTGTTAA